GCCGCAGGGCGGTCAATTTCCCTCCCCGCTCTTTCAACGGGCGCAGGCAAACTGGCCAGTCGTTCAACCGGAGCCTATGCGGCCATCCGCAGGCAATTTAAAACACCCATCGGACATTTTGAGGGAATTGAAGAACCCTTAGCCCGGATCGGCGGAATGACTTACCTCATGGACGCCGCCCGGGTCATGACCCTGGGAGCCGTCGATGCGGGACAAAAACCTTCTGTGATTTCGGCGATGCTCAAATATCACCTGACGGAACTCATGCGCCGGGTCGTCAATGACGCAATGGACATCCAGGGAGGAAGCGGAATTTGTTTTGGCCCCAGAAATTTTATGGGGCGGGTTTATGAAGCAATCCCCATCAGCATCACCGTCGAAGGAGCGAACATCCTGACCCGCAGTCTGATTATTTTCGGACAGGGGGCCATTCGGTGCCACCCTTATATCTTAAAGGAGATGGAAGCGACCGCTGATCCCGATATCCGAAGAGCTTCCAAAAATTTTGATCGGGCCTTTTTTGGCCATGTCAAATACTTGCTCAGCAACGCCGCAAGGTCGTTTTTCATGGGATTAACCGGCGCGCGGTTTTCCGCTTCGCCGGTTCAAGGGGCTGTCGGGTGGCATTATAAGCAACTGACAAGAATGAGCGCCGCTTTTGCGTTAATCGCCGATCTGTCCATGCTCATCATGGGGGGTGCCCTTAAACAACGGGAGAAATTGTCGGCCCGTCTCGGCGACATCCTGAGCTACCTTTATATTGCTTCGGCCGTACTTAAACGTTTTGAAGACGAGGGACGCCAGAAAGAAGATCTTCCTTTAGTGCAGTGGAGCTGTGAATATTGCCTTCACCAGATTCGTCAACGCCTTGCCGAACTCCTTAAAAACTTCCCGGTGATTTCACTCTCCTGGCTGTTAAGAGTTCTGATTTTTCCGGACGGGAGGCCATTCAAAGCGCCGCATGATAACCTCGGTCATCAAATCGCCCGGTTACTGCTCCGGCCAGGTTCCACAAGGGATCGCTTAACCAAAGGAATTTTTATTCCAAAGTCGCCTGATGAAACAATCGGAAGACTCGAATCAGCTTTAGAAAAAATCATTGCGGCGGAGGGAGCCGAACAAAAATTGCAAAAAGCCGTTCATGCCCGGATCCTTCATGCCCGAAATGAAGAATCCATGATTCAGGAAGGGGTTAAGCAGGGGATTATCAGCGAGGATGAGGCCGCTCTCTTAAAGACGGCCAACGATTCGCGCCGGGAAGCCGTCCGGGTTGATGATTTTCCTCCTGACAGCCCTCTTTTCAAATCCTTCTGATCGGTGAAAACCTCTCCCCTCTTCGAGAGGGCTAAAAAAAACATTCAGGAATTCGTCACCTTGGCCATAGGCCATCAACCTGATCAGCCGGCTCTCCTGGTTTTTGACGAACAGTCCCCTCTCGCGAAACTTCTCGCGGAAGCGTATCGCCTTGTTTTGCCCGATGTAAAGGCGCTAAATTTCGATCAGGTTTCTCCCGAAGAAA
This portion of the Nitrospirota bacterium genome encodes:
- a CDS encoding acyl-CoA dehydrogenase yields the protein MTLIWFLLGVAAFWTLAAYRAPGYLWTGTAGAGLALWTVLTRQPAEMLFLTFGLFLLIVFPLNISVLRRLIISNPLLHLFRKKVPHMSQTEREALAAGTVWWDADLFSGRPDWKKLLSVPVPRMTSEEQAFLDGPVVELCQMLDDWRINQEYRDLPPEVWKFIKEKGFFGMIIPKKYGGLEFSALAHSNVIMKIASRSLSASVTVMVPNSLGPAEILLHYGTEEQKDYYLPRLARGQEIPCFALTSLDAGSDAASMTDSGIVCRGDFDGKKDILGIRLTWEKRYITLGPVATVLGLAFKLYDPGHLLGSKEELGITVALIPTQTPGVVIGRRHVPMNLAFQNGPNSGKDVFIPIDWIVGGVKQAGRGWTMLMESLAAGRSISLPALSTGAGKLASRSTGAYAAIRRQFKTPIGHFEGIEEPLARIGGMTYLMDAARVMTLGAVDAGQKPSVISAMLKYHLTELMRRVVNDAMDIQGGSGICFGPRNFMGRVYEAIPISITVEGANILTRSLIIFGQGAIRCHPYILKEMEATADPDIRRASKNFDRAFFGHVKYLLSNAARSFFMGLTGARFSASPVQGAVGWHYKQLTRMSAAFALIADLSMLIMGGALKQREKLSARLGDILSYLYIASAVLKRFEDEGRQKEDLPLVQWSCEYCLHQIRQRLAELLKNFPVISLSWLLRVLIFPDGRPFKAPHDNLGHQIARLLLRPGSTRDRLTKGIFIPKSPDETIGRLESALEKIIAAEGAEQKLQKAVHARILHARNEESMIQEGVKQGIISEDEAALLKTANDSRREAVRVDDFPPDSPLFKSF